A genomic window from Flavobacterium johnsoniae includes:
- a CDS encoding glycoside hydrolase family 26 protein: MNDKIKNALLFVCLITGHFLFSQIDKKATKETKNLYKNLKLISKNHILFGHQHALEYGHGWSNEPNRSDVKSVTGSHPAVVGIDFSDFSGKSKDEIEKSKETLRKNVIETYERGGITTVSWHFNNPASDEGFYWKDGISKASMSLIKPGGSNHEQYKEILKTIADFAHSVKAKNGKLSPMIFRPYHEFDGDWFWWGKSQTSREDFIAVWQFTVSYLKDTLGVHNFIYAFSPDNRFNSEEEYLERYPGDDFVDMFGMDDYGDFGRDGKYDLDAGLKKLKIFSDLAIKKKKLAAFTETGLESIPNENWWTEILLKTLKSNDLQLAYVLVWRNDKTSPTHYYAPFPDQISEKNFIRFYDDPFTLFEKDLKNIYSTKFNLK; encoded by the coding sequence ATGAATGATAAAATTAAAAATGCCCTGTTATTTGTATGTCTTATAACAGGGCATTTTCTTTTTTCGCAAATAGATAAAAAAGCGACAAAAGAAACCAAAAATCTTTATAAGAATTTAAAATTAATTTCAAAAAATCATATTCTTTTTGGACATCAGCATGCTTTAGAATATGGTCACGGCTGGAGTAATGAGCCTAATCGTTCTGATGTAAAATCGGTTACAGGTTCACATCCAGCAGTTGTGGGAATTGATTTTAGCGATTTTTCTGGAAAATCTAAAGATGAGATTGAAAAGTCTAAAGAAACTTTAAGAAAAAATGTAATTGAAACTTACGAAAGAGGCGGCATTACAACTGTTTCATGGCATTTTAATAATCCAGCTTCTGATGAGGGGTTTTACTGGAAAGATGGAATTTCTAAAGCTTCAATGTCTTTAATAAAACCAGGCGGTTCAAATCATGAGCAATACAAAGAAATTTTAAAAACAATTGCCGATTTTGCTCATTCTGTAAAAGCTAAAAATGGAAAGCTTTCTCCAATGATTTTCAGACCTTATCATGAATTCGATGGTGATTGGTTTTGGTGGGGAAAATCACAAACTTCTCGAGAAGATTTTATTGCGGTCTGGCAGTTTACAGTTTCGTATTTGAAAGATACTTTGGGCGTACACAATTTTATTTATGCCTTTTCTCCAGATAATAGATTTAATTCTGAAGAAGAATATTTAGAACGTTATCCTGGAGATGATTTTGTTGATATGTTCGGGATGGACGATTACGGAGATTTCGGACGTGATGGTAAATATGATCTAGATGCAGGTTTAAAAAAACTGAAAATATTTTCTGATTTGGCAATTAAAAAGAAAAAATTAGCCGCATTTACAGAAACTGGCTTAGAATCTATTCCGAATGAAAATTGGTGGACAGAAATATTGCTTAAAACTTTAAAATCGAATGATTTACAATTGGCTTATGTTTTGGTTTGGCGAAATGATAAAACAAGTCCAACACATTATTATGCGCCATTTCCAGATCAGATAAGCGAAAAAAACTTTATAAGATTTTATGACGATCCTTTCACATTGTTTGAAAAGGATTTAAAAAATATTTATAGTACAAAATTCAATTTGAAATAG